The nucleotide sequence CAGCGTCACAGCGCCTTGGAGTATCGCCGAAAAATGACACCATTGAAGGCTTTTGAAACGCACGGTAACAAATAGTGCCGATATCCATAAAATCAACATATTTGTCAGGTTCAAAAGAACCGTTTTCGTTCCCCTTAATAATCTTGTTCTGATAAGCAATTTTGACATAGGGATAGAACCAGTCGTCCTCACTCACATCAGAAAATTCAGGTTCTGTCCCTCCCGAAATCTCTGTTTTTTCGGCTGCCAGCACGGCCATTTTAACCAACTCTGCCCGAGTAACTCTCTCTAACGGCTCAAATCTGCCAAAGCCATCGCCTTCTATAACGCCTTTGCTTTGCCAATACTCAATATCACTGACAAACGTTGTGTTATTATCATAAATATCATTAAACACGCCGTTATCTTCAATATCGCCGGAAGCGCAAACCGCTAAACTTTGAAAAATAATAAATACAACCGCTGTTAACAGAATTGTCTTTTTCATAAAACACACTCCCTGCCCTTTTATAAATTAACTAATTTAAAATATTCTAACACTTCCACCAAATTAATTTTTTCTTTATTCTGCTTAAAGCTCCGCGTCCCCTTTGAACTATGGATTCTCTTTCCATGCAGGGCAGGTTGATAAGCAGTCCGCAGATATTCTTGGCCGCTTTTTGGAGTTCTCCCAAGGTCAAATCGCCGGAGCCTATAGCCCTAATGGTATTGTCCTTTCCGCTGTTATGCTCCGGATCGTTAACTACCATATAAATATCGGTGCCTGACCTGAGCATTGCGGCTGTATTTTCCTTTGTCGCCACATGACTGCCAATCTCATTCATGCTTGCCCACCAGTCAGTCATTATTACTCCGCTATATCCAAACTCGTTTCTTATTATTGTAGTGGTTAAATCGTAATTCGAGCCGCACCACTGCCCGTTCAACGGATTATAAGACGTCATTATAGCCGTAGGCTTTGAGTATTCTAAGGCATATTCCAACCCTTTTAAATATATTTCCCTTACCGCTCTCTCAGAGACTACGGAATTAACACGCTTCCTCTTTGTCTCCTGATTGTTTGCCGCCAAATGTTTCAGCGTTCCCATAACGCCCTTATCACTCAGACCATTTATTGCCGCCCCCGCCATAACTCCGCTTATATATGGGTCTTCGGAATAATATTCAAAGTTCCTTCCGCACAGCGGGTTTCTGTGGATATTCATACCCGGCCCTAGCAACAGGTCAATATCATTTGCCAGCATCTCGCCGCCAATACATTTATAAACCTCTCTAACCAGCGGTGTGTTCCAGGTACACGCAAGCATTGTTCCTATCGGAACCAGCGACGCCGCGTCACCATTGTCGAACCTGAGTCCGGACGGTCCGTCGGTTCCGGCGGCCACCGGAATTCCAAAATCCAAAAGCCTGCTTGAAACGCCGCCAAACGCACATCCCGTCCCGGGTCTTACTCTCTTGCTTCCCATTCCCTCGCCGCGGACTAAACAAGCCAAATCCTCAATAGTGAGCTGACCTATAAACTTATCCATGCTCACTTTTCCATTCTTAACATCCGCAAGTTTATATCCCTTATCAATAGTGAGTTCAACTCTGTCAGGAAGGTTGTCCTCTATCCTTTTTCTGATATCATATTCTCTTTGCGGTACGTTTACATAGTCGTACCCGCCTCCGGGCTTTCCCTTCATACATGTAAACTTTTGGTGCGGAGCCAGTGCTGAAACACATTTTTTAACTATCTTAGTTTCATTAAGCTTAAAAGAAAAAGTGCAGAACTCCGGGTCTCTGACATTTTTACCTATCAGAACCTTATACTCGCCCTTTTCCAGACAATAGCAGAACCTATTGTCCGCCCCTGTATGTCCTGAATCATCAAATGAAGACATACGGCTCATAGGAAACGAAACCGTCTTTTTATGACTTTCTCCGGGCAGCAGTGTTTTTGTCTTATAAAACGCCGCCAGCTGTATTTTGGGCTTATTGATTTTCCCTTCGGGCGGAGTAAAATAAACCTGAACAACCTCCTTGCCCGAAACTTTGCCAACGTTTTTTACTGCCGTCTCAAACTTTACTATATCGTTTTCAATTCTGAAATCAGCGCAGGTTATCTTAAAATCCGTATACGACAATCCAAAACCAAACGGATACTTTACCCTATCCTTTGCAAAGGTTTCAAAATATCTGTAACCAACATAAATATCCTCTCTATACAGATTTTCTTCCTTGCTGCCAAAATTCTCAGACGACGGATAATCGGTATAATTATTCGCTATTGTATCAGTCAGTCTGCCGCTGGGGCACTTATCACCGCAGAGTATATCAGCAACGGCTTCACCGCCCTCCTGTCCGCCCTGCCAGATATACAGAACGCTGTCGATATCATACTCGTCAACCCATTTCATATCGATTATATTTGACGTGTTAAGCAAAACAACTGTCTTATCAAAGACATCAGTGACGTTTTTCAGCATTAAATGCTCCTGCTGGGTAAGGCGGTAACTGCCTTCGCCGTTAAAATTGTCCTGCTCTTCTCCTGCTGTTCTGCCGATAATGATTAAAGCAGTCTCAGAATGCTCTGCTGCCTTAGCGGCAATTTCACTCGTCACTGTCATCTCTTTCTGAAAATGAGGTCTCGCGGCCCACACGCCCAGGCCTGTTGAAATAGGATTATTTTTTATCCATTCTTCATACACAGCCGCCAACTCTTCGTTTACCTTTATTTTCAGTTTTTTTCTCAGACTGTTTAATATGTCAGCCACATATAAAACATTAACGCTTCCGCCCGAGCCGGTTCCGCCGGTGTTATAATCCAGCTGGCTCCTGCCGAAAACCGATATTTTCGTTCCGGATTTTAAAGGCAGCACGCCATTTTCATTTTTAAGAAGAACAATTCCCTCCGCAGCTGCTTTTTGTGACGCATGCGACGTCTTTATAAGATTTATATTATTTAATCCTTGGTCAAAATCAATTTTTTTCAGCATATTTCTCACCCTTTGTTAACTTTTGCTATTTGGATAATTATATATTATTATATAAATTGTGTCAATTAATTTAAACCTCTAATTACAAACAAATTTTACTAAAAAAAGACTGCCCGTTTTAAAGAGCAGTCTCTGCAATAATTACTTAAATTAATAATTGTTCAATTGTCAGATATTCAATCATCAGCGCTTATTCTATTACCATCCAAACTGTTTGAACCTTGCCGTTTCTGTCGCCGAATGCGAGCCACATTGTATTAACCTCATCATCAATCTGCGGCACAACATAAGGAGCTATAGTTAAAGACGTGTCATAACCGTTTGAGTCTACCCTGCCGAAACGGCTGTAAACGATTTCATTTTCTCTCTGAACAAAAACATCGTCTGTGGTATTCAAGATACGCTGAACTTTATGTTTTATAACATCATAACCGTCAATATCCTGCGGACCTGTTATCACATAAGAAGATTCGTCCAAAACTTTATATTTCAGGTCTTCATGTCCGATAGGCGTATGATCCATTATTCTCATAGTACCGAGCGAATACTCACCCGATTCAACAATATATCTTACAACCCTGGCTGTATTCTTATCTATAGGGCTATCTGTCGGAATAGGATTTTCCGTTGCTGACGGCGGTTCAGTCGCCGGGGCTTCAGTAGGTTCGGGTTTTGTTTCTCCGCCGTTTATTATTGTATCTATTATTTCACTGTCTATAGTTTTAGCGTCGCCAACCGCAAATGTTCCGGTGCCGCTTGCTTCCGCTGTATCGCAGACTGTTAAGCCGTATATTATCGACTGAGCTGTAACCGTCACATTAGACTCAGGAGCGTAAATCATACCGTGAACAACAGACGTTCCTGAAAACTTCATATCACCGGTTGAATAAATGTTTCCGTTAAAGTCTATATTGCTGACGTTCACCTTTTTAGACAATGAAATAATATTACAGGATATCTTTGCAAAGTTAGAAAGATTTAAAACGTTTCCTGTATATACGAATGTCAAGCTGTCGGGATTTCCATAAACGCTGTTTGTTGCATTTATTAAAGAGTTAGAATTAGGATAACCTCCGCCGCCGAAAATGTCGTTTGTATAGATTATAACTCTGCCTCCGCCTTGAATTTTCAAAGCTCCTTTAAAGTTAACCTTTTCCGCTCTTATAATTCTTATCTCGCCTTCAGGAACATATATGTTCATATCAAGAGTATCACTTATTGTCAGTTCATTAAAATATGAATTTTCAGAAAGTGTATAATTAGACTGATAAGTATCGTTGTTTCCCCAAGAGCTTTGGCTCCACCCTATAGTTACATTGCGCGTTCCGTCATTATATTTACTGCCTTCAAAAAATTCGCTTCCCGGGATATTGTCCGTATCAAACCTAAAAGCTTCAAAGGAAGTATTATCAGGAACATAGCGTTCGATATTGGCCAATTCCTTAACATCATTATTTTTTAAATCAATTTCTGCGCCTTCGCCAATCATTAGTTTATCTGCTAAAGCTCTGCCGTCTATATACCAGTTATCCTTACCGCCGTTTGCATAAAACGGACCGTTTTTCACATATGCAGTACCGCCGTAGATTGAGCCGCTCGCAATAAACCGAGCCTCGTTTTCAACATAAAGCGGACATTTGCTGTCTGTCCCGGGAATATCATTTGTTACGCTTGCTGCAAAGACTGAGGTGACTGAAAACATAGAGATACCGAGAACAATTGTTAAAACAATACACAATAATTTCTTCATAATTTCCATCTCCTTATAAAACAATCATATTAATATTATTACCTGTAATAAAGCTGATAAACACTTTATTGTGGACATTTAAAAAGCTGCAATATTGTGAGCGTTTTTGCTCAAACATTGCAGCTAGACAATCATACTTCAAAAACAGAAGCTTAGACTCTTAACTTTGCGTCAGAAACTTTCATTTCCTTTGCCAAATATTAGATTAATTTAATAATTATAATGGGAAATAACCCATTCTTTATTACATTTTGATTTTATCACACATAAAAACCATTGTCAATACTTTTTTTACAACTTTTTTCCAGTTTTTTCTTATTTGTTAATTTATTATAACTGCGGCGGTTTCGCCGTCCCATTGAACATCGTTTCCAAAAGCTTCGGAAACTGCTCTGAGCGGAACATAGGTTTTGTCTGCTGTCAACCTCCCTGCTTCGCTCAGGGTAATGGCCTCACCATTTCTGTAAAGAATGCTGCTTCCAATCTGAATTGAAATAGTTATTCCATCTTTTGAAGCAATCGCAGTGCTGCTGGTTTCATCCCAGTCTACATCAGCGCCCAGCATTTCAAACACCGCTCTCATAGGAACCAAGGTGGTTGAATTATTCACAACAAAAGCCATAGGGTCAAAATTAACGTTATTTCCGCCGTATATTACATTAACAATTTGATAAAACGGGATTTCATTGTTATTAGCATATTTCATTACAGAAGAATGTTCATTCCCGGCTATCGCCGCCTGTGAAGCTCCTTCAAAAACGTCTTTATCAAACTTTGTATCATTGCCGTAAAATGCCGCAAGTTCTAGATTAGTGCAGTTTTTAAAAGCATTTTTACCTACTGCTCTTGTATTTTCGGGCAGAATTATTTTAACCATAGACGAACATCTATAAAAGGCGAGCTCTCCTACTTCTTCCACCCCTAAAATATTTATATCGTAGAGCTTCTCACAGCCAAAAAACGCTTTATCCCCTATTTCCTTTATATTTCCTATAGTTATTCCTGTCAAAATTTTATTATCCATAAAAGCGGATTCTTCAATTTCTGCAATATTTTCAGGAACAGTATATTCAGCGTTTCCCTTTCCGGGCGGATATGAAACCAAACTGTTTTCTTCTGTATCAAACAGCACGCCGTCAAACGACTTATATTTATTATTTGAAGAATTAACAGTTATAGATTCTAATGAATAGCACCAAAGAAAAGCTTTGCTGTCTATATCGTTAACATTTGCCGGAATCTCAATTGTTTCCAAAGATTTACACCAGGCAAAAGCCTCAGAATCAATTGTCTTAAGATTATCAGACAAGGTTATATTCTTTAGATTAGAGCACCAGCCGAATGCGTCAACACCTATTCTGGCAACCGTACTCGGAAGCACAATTGAAGTCACGTTTTCACACCAGCTTAAAGCATAATCGCCAATCCCGGTAACACCTTCTGATATATTGATATTCTTAATCTCTTTAGAATATGACTTCCATGGTATTGAAACTAAATCTTTAAAATCATCAATATCACCGTTTCCCGAAATTGACAAAGTCTGACTGCCGGAGTCATATTCCCAGCTAACGCCTGAGCTGAAAACCCCTGATGTTTCAGCCGCAAAAATTGAAACCGGAATCACAGAGAAACATAAAATTAAACTTAAGCATACTGCCATAATCTTTTTCATGTCATTCACTGCCCTTCTTTTGTAGTTTTAAATTTTTATTAAGTATTATTATTAATTTTATACCTGACGGCAGATGTTGTCAATATAACACAATATATTACAGACTATTTAACATCAAACCATACGGACAAATATTCATTTTCTTCTTCCGCTTCTGCTAAAACACGAATTAATTTTGCGCATAGTTTTTTATTATCATTTAAAAAATCCGACATATTTTTAAAAACAATCATAACTCTTTCACTGCCGCCTATATCGGATAGAACATCGCTCAAGGCGTCAAAATTATTTCCATAATAATCAGGCGCGTTCAGCCTCTCCGCCAAACACTTGTGCATAGTTTTTTTATTCTGTATTGGTCCGCAGTCGATTACTATTTCTTTCATTTGTCTTTTCTCCTATATATTATGCTCAATATAAAACTTTGCTAAACTTCAGAGAACGTTTCATAATGGTCGTTTGTATAATACACATGCCCATCGCTGGAATACACGATTCTCTCCGCTCCTCTATGTCCGCCGCTGTAATTTATA is from Monoglobus pectinilyticus and encodes:
- a CDS encoding glycoside hydrolase family 3 protein translates to MLKKIDFDQGLNNINLIKTSHASQKAAAEGIVLLKNENGVLPLKSGTKISVFGRSQLDYNTGGTGSGGSVNVLYVADILNSLRKKLKIKVNEELAAVYEEWIKNNPISTGLGVWAARPHFQKEMTVTSEIAAKAAEHSETALIIIGRTAGEEQDNFNGEGSYRLTQQEHLMLKNVTDVFDKTVVLLNTSNIIDMKWVDEYDIDSVLYIWQGGQEGGEAVADILCGDKCPSGRLTDTIANNYTDYPSSENFGSKEENLYREDIYVGYRYFETFAKDRVKYPFGFGLSYTDFKITCADFRIENDIVKFETAVKNVGKVSGKEVVQVYFTPPEGKINKPKIQLAAFYKTKTLLPGESHKKTVSFPMSRMSSFDDSGHTGADNRFCYCLEKGEYKVLIGKNVRDPEFCTFSFKLNETKIVKKCVSALAPHQKFTCMKGKPGGGYDYVNVPQREYDIRKRIEDNLPDRVELTIDKGYKLADVKNGKVSMDKFIGQLTIEDLACLVRGEGMGSKRVRPGTGCAFGGVSSRLLDFGIPVAAGTDGPSGLRFDNGDAASLVPIGTMLACTWNTPLVREVYKCIGGEMLANDIDLLLGPGMNIHRNPLCGRNFEYYSEDPYISGVMAGAAINGLSDKGVMGTLKHLAANNQETKRKRVNSVVSERAVREIYLKGLEYALEYSKPTAIMTSYNPLNGQWCGSNYDLTTTIIRNEFGYSGVIMTDWWASMNEIGSHVATKENTAAMLRSGTDIYMVVNDPEHNSGKDNTIRAIGSGDLTLGELQKAAKNICGLLINLPCMERESIVQRGRGALSRIKKKLIWWKC
- a CDS encoding leucine-rich repeat protein, producing MKKIMAVCLSLILCFSVIPVSIFAAETSGVFSSGVSWEYDSGSQTLSISGNGDIDDFKDLVSIPWKSYSKEIKNINISEGVTGIGDYALSWCENVTSIVLPSTVARIGVDAFGWCSNLKNITLSDNLKTIDSEAFAWCKSLETIEIPANVNDIDSKAFLWCYSLESITVNSSNNKYKSFDGVLFDTEENSLVSYPPGKGNAEYTVPENIAEIEESAFMDNKILTGITIGNIKEIGDKAFFGCEKLYDINILGVEEVGELAFYRCSSMVKIILPENTRAVGKNAFKNCTNLELAAFYGNDTKFDKDVFEGASQAAIAGNEHSSVMKYANNNEIPFYQIVNVIYGGNNVNFDPMAFVVNNSTTLVPMRAVFEMLGADVDWDETSSTAIASKDGITISIQIGSSILYRNGEAITLSEAGRLTADKTYVPLRAVSEAFGNDVQWDGETAAVIIN
- a CDS encoding barstar family protein, whose amino-acid sequence is MKEIVIDCGPIQNKKTMHKCLAERLNAPDYYGNNFDALSDVLSDIGGSERVMIVFKNMSDFLNDNKKLCAKLIRVLAEAEEENEYLSVWFDVK